A single window of Rhodamnia argentea isolate NSW1041297 chromosome 5, ASM2092103v1, whole genome shotgun sequence DNA harbors:
- the LOC115726954 gene encoding probable flavin-containing monooxygenase 1, whose translation METKKIAIVGAGISGLLACKYTLSKGLQPIVFESQAGLGGVWTKTVETTKLQTPKPAYQFSDFPWPNSVAEEFPDGHQVLGYVESYAHHFDLLKHIKFGTRVLSIGYDGPPGEAMRSWSLWGGDGRPFGLGGKWKIRVQNCLSLETETYEVDFVILCVGRFSDVPNIPEFPPNRGPEAFHGKVIHSMDYVAMDYQAAREFVGGKKVVVVGLQKFALDIAMECSAANGVERPCTVLYRTEHWNVPDYLPWGVPLGLLYLNRFSELLVHKPGESLLLSLLATLLSPLRWAASKFVETDIKRKLPLKKFGMVPKHSFLQELSSCLIATVPEKFYDRVEEGSIILNKAPEFGFCKDGISINGEVEPLNSDLVILATGFRGEKKLIDVFESQLFQDCLSGSPNSIVPLYRECIHPRIPQLAVIGFSESVANLYTSEIRCRWLAELLAGTFELPPIKKMEEDIEEWDKYMKRSSGQYYRRSCIGALHIWYNDQLCRDMGWNPKRKKGFFAELFEPYGPTDYVSS comes from the exons ATGGAGACGAAGAAGATAGCCATAGTCGGTGCTGGGATCAGTGGCCTCCTGGCCTGCAAATACACCCTCTCAAAGGGCCTCCAACCCATCGTCTTCGAGTCCCAAGCTGGCCTAGGAGGAGTCTGGACCAAGACCGTAGAGACCACGAAGCTACAGACCCCCAAACCCGCCTACCAGTTCTCGGACTTCCCGTGGCCGAACTCGGTCGCTGAGGAATTCCCTGATGGGCATCAAGTTCTCGGGTATGTCGAGTCGTACGCCCACCACTTCGACCTGCTCAAACACATCAAGTTCGGCACCAGGGTCCTCAGCATCGGGTACGACGGGCCTCCCGGCGAGGCGATGCGGTCGTGGAGCCTGTGGGGCGGCGATGGCAGGCCATTCGGCTTGGGTGGGAAGTGGAAGATCAGAGTGCAGAATTGTTTGAGCCTTGAAACTGAG ACATATGAAGTGGACTTTGTGATCCTTTGCGTCGGGCGATTCAGCGACGTCCCGAACATACCGGAGTTTCCACCAAACAGAGGCCCGGAGGCGTTCCATGGCAAGGTGATCCACTCCATGGACTATGTCGCAATGGACTACCAAGCTGCGAGGGAGTTCGTCGGAGGCAAGAAAGTGGTGGTGGTCGGGCTGCAGAAATTCGCATTGGACATTGCCATGGAGTGCTCAGCTGCTAATG GAGTGGAGCGACCTTGCACGGTATTGTACAGAACAGAACACTGGAACGTACCGGATTATCTACCATGGGGCGTGCCTCTCGGACTTCTCTACCTCAACCGCTTCTCGGAGCTCCTTGTGCATAAGCCTGGAGAGAGCTTGTTGCTGAGCCTCCTGGCCACACTTTTATCGCCCCTG AGATGGGCAGCATCCAAGTTCGTCGAAACCGACATAAAGCGAAAGCTCCCGCTGAAGAAGTTTGGGATGGTGCCGAAACACAGTTTCCTCCAAGAACTCAGCTCCTGCTTGATCGCGACCGTACCCGAAAAGTTCTATGACAGAGTGGAAGAGGGAAGCATAATTTTGAATAAGGCCCCGGAATTCGGGTTCTGCAAGGACGGGATTTCCATCAACGGAGAGGTTGAGCCTCTGAATTCGGACTTGGTCATCCTCGCAACCGGGTTTAGGGGCGAAAAGAAGCTCATAGATGTGTTTGAGTCACAACTATTTCAGGACTGTTTATCTGGATCTCCCAATTCAATAGTTCCACTATACAG GGAATGCATTCACCCTCGGATTCCACAATTAGCGGTTATCGGGTTCTCGGAAAGCGTCGCCAACTTGTACACTTCGGAGATACGGTGCCGGTGGCTAGCCGAGCTTCTCGCCGGCACGTTCGAGCTGCCTCCCATTaagaagatggaggaggatATAGAAGAGTGGGACAAGTACATGAAGCGATCTTCGGGTCAATACTACAGAAGATCCTGCATTGGTGCACTTCACATTTGGTACAATGATCAACTGTGCAGAGACATGGGATGGAACCCCAAGAGAAAGAAGGGGTTCTTTGCTGAGCTGTTTGAGCCTTATGGCCCAACAGATTATGTCTCTTCATGA